In the Magnolia sinica isolate HGM2019 chromosome 15, MsV1, whole genome shotgun sequence genome, one interval contains:
- the LOC131228243 gene encoding uncharacterized protein LOC131228243 isoform X3 gives MNRTSSFSLRLDPNSKPDLNALRRWVIAFCVIRFDLEQGQVIEECYPPGSLTQDEELEVAFNSFPDSMSQNQNRSSIHDSMFFFRFPSRRASHSGNLSSEVGHADRSPRKQNSASSNSRRYLYGYVFNRQRQDERLKRGGEQKSVVILSYSPYSGVFKPLLQILGPLCFDIGKKAFEHIASYVSIWPVPVLGSLVELPIGNATMKVYLPPAYSLLSEGRSSSNEFVSTVAPFTPTNQSIPQGLFHDADLFGIFRGILLQLWVLWELLLIGEPLLIIAPTPPQCCEAVASLVSLVAPLPCSMDFRPYFTIHDRDFARLNSLSEGDPFPPMVLGVTNLFFLKALRNIPHVVSVGSPAANSSRLAFAPRSSSTGRNVRSDRPNFQQHSLKKFSPTSLLNAVKMRRDGPLCLMTEHKEAIWSTYAAIVKPDTAVLNRLIDAGMSPRVEESMSVVNNEILRRHFLELTTNFLAPFGPYFKVTTPLEGTSPFVDPPPLPPFNADEFLESLSARGPGKFLSKRMRANWLDLYRRFLKGHNFMPWFQRRRAVTEQEQHRLWRQARMRTEIRQFISRMSELEIVDSFNAIERHLLGEIQGINIVLQF, from the exons ATGAATCGAACTTCTTCGTTCTCGTTGAGGCTAGACCCCAATTCGAAGCCTGACCTGAATGCTTTGAGGAGATGGGTCATTGCCTTCTGCGTCATTAGGTTTGATCTCGAACAGGGTCAGGTCATTGAAGAGTGTTACCCTCCGGGCTCCCTTACACAAGATGAGGAGCTTGAGGTCGCGTTCAACTCCTTCCCAGATTCCATGTCCCAGAACCAGAATCGTTCGAGCATCCATGACTCAATGTTCTTCTTCCGATTTCCAAGTCGGAGAGCTTCTCACTCGGGCAATTTATCTTCTGAAGTAGGCCATGCAGATCGATCTCCAAGAAAACAGAATTCGGCTTCAAGCAATAGTCGGAGATATCTGTATGGTTATGTTTTCAATAGGCAGAGGCAGGATGAGAGACTCAAACGGGGCGGAGAGCAGAAGTCGGTTGTCATCTTGTCTTACAGCCCTTATTCGGGCGTGTTCAAACCTTTACTACAGATCTTGGGTCCATTGTGTTTCGACATTGGTAAGAAGGCTTTCGAGCACATAGCATCTTACGTGTCAATATGGCCTGTACCCGTGCTTGGCTCGTTGGTGGAGCTTCCTATTGGAAATGCCACAATGAAGGTCTATCTTCCACCTGCATATAGCTTGCTGTCAGAAGGTAGAAGCTCGTCTAACGAATTTGTTTCCACAGTGGCTCCTTTCACCCCTACTAATCAGTCAATTCCACAAGGCCTGTTCCATGATGCTGATCTTTTCGGGATATTTCGGGGGATTCTATTGCAGCTTTGGGTGCTGTGGGAGCTCTTGCTTATCGGAGAGCCTCTTCTTATAATTGCACCAACACCTCCCCAGTGTTGTGAAGCTGTTGCAAGCCTTGTTAGTTTGGTGGCGCCACTCCCGTGCAGTATGGACTTTCGGCCTTACTTCACTATCCATGATCGAGATTTTGCCCGTCTTAATTCACTCAGCGAAGGAGATCCGTTTCCGCCAATGGTTCTAGGTGTGACAAATCTGTTCTTCTTGAAGGCTCTTCGAAATATCCCCCATGTAGTTTCTGTGGGTAGCCCAGCGGCCAACTCAAGCAGGCTTGCCTTTGCTCCGAGGTCATCCTCTACAGGTAGAAATGTTAGGTCAGACCGTCCGAATTTTCAGCAGCATTCTTTGAAGAAGTTTTCCCCAACGAGTTTGTTGAATGCTGTGAAAATGAGGAGAGATGGCCCACTTTGCTTGATGACAGAGCACAAGGAGGCCATTTGGAGCACCTATGCAGCTATAGTGAAGCCAGACACTGCTGTTTTGAATAGGCTTATTGATGCTGGAATGTCACCAAGGGTTGAGGAGTCAATGTCGGTTGTCAATAATGAGATTCTGCGGCGGCATTTTTTGGAGCTTACGACCAACTTCCTTGCTCCATTTGGCCCATACTTCAAAGTGACGACACCTTTGGAAGGAACTTCTCCTTTTGTTgaccctcctcctcttcctccatTTAATGCTGATGAGTTCCTTGAAAGCTTATCGGCAAGAGGTCCTGGGAAGTTTTTATCCAAAAGGATGAGAGCTAACTGGCTGGACCTATACAG GCGTTTTTTGAAAGGACACAACTTTATGCCATGGTTCCAAAGGAGGCGTGCTGTCACTGAACAAGAACAACACAGATTGTGGCGTCAGGCGCGGATGAGAACTGAAATACGACAATTTATATCGAGAATGTCTGAATTAGAGATTGTTGATTCTTTCAATGCTATCGAGCGACATTTGCTTGGAGAAATACAG